In Phocoena phocoena chromosome 19, mPhoPho1.1, whole genome shotgun sequence, a genomic segment contains:
- the TLCD1 gene encoding TLC domain-containing protein 1, translating to MPPMLFPALPLLLGATLTFRALRHALCRLPLPAHVRADPLRTWRWHNLLVSFAHSIVSGIWALLCIWQTPEMLVDVESAWSLSGYLLVCFSAGYFIHDTLDIVVSQQARASWEYLVHHVMAMGAFFSGIFWSRFVGGGVLTLLVEVSNIFLTIRMMMKINNAQDLLLYRVNKYINLFMYFLFRLAPQAYLTHFFLGYAGQRNLGTFLLGILLMLDVMILIYFSRLLRSDFCPQGVPSRQHKDKFLIE from the exons ATGCCCCCAATGCTCTTCCCCGCCCTGCCGCTGCTCCTGGGCGCCACGCTGACCTTCCGGGCGCTCCGGCACGCGCTCTGTCGCCTGCCTCTGCCTGCGCACGTGCGCGCCGACCCCCTGCGCACCTGGCGCTGGCACAACCTTCTCGTCTCCTTCGCCCATTCCATTGTGTCAGGGATCTGGGCGCTGCTGTG tATATGGCAGACCCCTGAGATGCTGGTGGACGTTGAGAGCGCATGGTCGCTTTCTGGCTATCTGCTTGTTTGCTTTTCCGCAG GGTACTTCATCCACGACACACTGGATATTGTGGTTAGCCAACAggcacgagcttcttgggaatacCTCGTCCACCACGTCATG GCTATGGGTGCCTTCTTTTCGGGCATCTTTTGGAGCAGATTTGTTGGTGGGGGCGTCCTAACCCTGCTGGTGGAGGTCAGCAACATCTTTCTCACAATACGCATGATGATGAAAATCAATAATGCCCAGGACCTCCTCCTCTATCGAGTCAACAAATACATCAACTTGTTTATGTACTTTCTTTTCCGCCTGGCCCCTCAGGCGTACCTCACCCATTTCTTCCTGGGTTACGCCGGCCAAAGGAACCTGGGAACCTTCCTGCTGGGCATCCTGCTTATGCTGGACGTCATGATCCTCATCTACTTTTCTCGCCTCCTCCGCTCTGACTTCTGCCCCCAAGGTGTCCCCAGCCGGCAACACAAAGACAAGTTCTTGATTGAGTGA
- the NEK8 gene encoding serine/threonine-protein kinase Nek8: MEKYERIRVVGRGAFGIVHLCLRKADQKLVIIKQIPVEQMTKEERQAAQNECQVLKLLNHPNVIEYYENFLEDKALMIAMEYAPGGTLAEFIQKRCNSLLEEETILHFFVQILLALHHVHTHLILHRDLKTQNILLDKHRMVVKIGDFGISKILSSKSKAYTVVGTPCYISPELCEGKPYNQKSDIWALGCVLYELASLKRAFEAANLPALVLKIMSGTFAPISDRYSPELRQLVLSLLSLEPAQRPPLSHIMAQPLCIRALLNLHTDLGSVRMRRAEKPPATGPPMAPGSTGGRTTSGRCRGVPRGPARPAIPPPLSSVYVWGGGLSVPLRLPMLNTEVVQVAAGRTQKAGVTRSGRLILWEAPPLGAGGGPLLPGAVEQQQPQFISRFLEGQSGVTIKHVACGDLFTACLTDRGIIMTFGSGSNGCLGHGSLNDISQPTIVEALLGYEMVQVACGASHVLALSTERELFAWGRGDGGRLGLGNRESHSCPQQVPMPPGQEAQRVVCGIDSSMILTVPGQALACGSNRFNKLGLDHLSLGEEPAPHQQVEEALSFTPLGSAPLDREPLLSVDLGTAHSAAVTASGDCYTFGSNQHGQLGTIARRVSRVPCQVQGLQGIKIAMVACGDAFTVAIGAESEVYSWGKGARGRLGRRDEDAGLPRPVQLDETHPYTVTSVSCCHGNTLLAIRPVTDEPVPP, from the exons ATGGAGAAGTACGAGCGGATCCGAGTGGTGGGCAGAGGTGCCTTCGG GATTGTTCACCTGTGCCTTCGCAAGGCTGACCAGAAGCTGGTGATCATCAAGCAGATCCCAGTGGAGCAGATGACCAAGGAAGAGAGGCAGGCAGCCCAGAATGAGTGCCAGGTCCTCAAGCTGCTCAACCACCCCAATGTCATTGAGTACTACGAGAACTTCCTGGAGGACAAGGCTCTCATGATCGCCATGGAATATGCACCAG GTGGCACCCTGGCTGAGTTCATCCAGAAGCGCTGTAATTCCCTGCTGGAGGAGGAGACCATCCTGCACTTCTTTGTGCAGATCCTGCTGGCGCTGCATCACGTGCACACCCACCTCATCCTGCACCGGGACCTCAAGACCCAGAACATCCTTCTAGACAAACACCGCATGGTCGTCAAGATTGGTGACTTCGGCATCTCCAAGATCCTTAGCAGCAAGAGCAAGGCCTACACG GTGGTGGGTACTCCATGCTACATTTCCCCTGAACTGTGTGAGGGCAAGCCCTACAACCAGAAGAGTGACATCTGGGCCCTGGGCTGTGTCCTATATGAGCTGGCCAGCCTCAAGAGGGCCTTTGAGGCTGCG AACCTGCCAGCGCTGGTGCTGAAGATCATGAGCGGCACCTTTGCGCCCATCTCTGACCGGTACAGCCCTGAGCTCCGCCAGCTGGTTCTGAGTCTTCTCAGCCTGGAGCCTGCACAGCGGCCACCACTCAGCCACATCATGGCGCAGCCCCTCTGCATCCGGGCGCTCCTCAACCTCCACACCGACCTGGGCAGCGTCCGCATGCGGAG GGCAGAGAAGCCCCCGGCCACCGGGCCACCCATGGCCCCCGGCAGCACAGGGGGCAGGACCACCAGTGGCCGTTGCAGAG GTGTTCCCCGGGGACCTGCCCGGCCGGCCATTCCGCCGCCCCTGTCATCGGTGTACGTGTGGGGTGGCGGGCTCAGTGTGCCGCTGCGGCTGCCAATGCTCAACACAGAGGTGGTCCAGGTGGCAGCGGGGCGCACGCAGAAGGCTGGCGTCACGCGTTCTGGGCGCCTCATACTTTGGGAG GCCCCGCCCCTAGGCGCCGGAGGgggccccctcctccctggggcggtggagcagcagcagccccagttCATCTCCCGTTTCCTGGAGGGCCAGTCGGGTGTGACTATCAAGCATGTGGCCTGTGGGGACCTCTTCACGGCCTGCCTGACTG ACCGAGGCATCATCATGACCTTTGGCAGTGGCAGCAATGGGTGCCTAGGCCATGGCAGCCTCAATGACATCAGCCAG CCCACCATTGTGGAGGCCCTGCTGGGCTATGAGATGGTGCAGGTGGCCTGTGGGGCGTCTCATGTGCTGGCCTTGTCCACTGAGAGAGAACTATTTGCCTGGGGCCGCGGAGATGGTG GCCGGCTGGGACTAGGCAACAGGGAGTCCCACAGCTGCCCCCAGCAGGTACCCATGCCCCCAGGACAGGAAGCCCAGCGGGTTGTATGTGGCATTGACTCCTCCATGATCCTCACTGTGCCCGGCCAAGCCCTGGCCTGTGGGAGCAACAG GTTCAACAAGCTGGGCCTGGACCATCTCTCCCTAGGGGAGGAGCCTGCCCCACACCAGCAAGTGGAGGAGGCCCTGAGCTTCACACCACTAGGTTCTGCACCCCTGGACCGCGAGCCCCTGCTGAGCGTGGACCTGGGCACTGCTCATTCAGCTGCTGTAACTG CCTCTGGTGACTGCTATACATTCGGCAGCAATCAGCATGGGCAGTTGGGTACCATCGCTCGCCGGGTCAGCCGGGTACCTTGTCAAGTCCAAGGCCTCCAGGGAATCAAGATAGCAATGGTGGCCTGTGGGGATGCCTTCACTGTGGCCATTGGGGCAG AAAGTGAAGTGTACTCTTGGGGCAAAGGGGCCCGAGGTCGACTGGGAAGGAGGGATGAGGATGCTGGACTCCCTAGGCCAGTGCAGCTGGATGAGACACACCCCTACACAGTGACTTCTGTGTCCTGTTGCCATGGAAACACTCTCCTGGCTATCCGCC CGGTCACAGATGAGCCAGTCCCCCCTTGA
- the TRAF4 gene encoding TNF receptor-associated factor 4 gives MPGFDYKFLEKPKRRLLCPLCGKPMREPVQVSTCGHRFCDTCLQEFLSEGVFKCPEDQLPLDYAKIYPDPELEVQVLGLPIRCIHSEEGCRWSGPLRHLQGHLNTCSFNVVPCPNRCPAKLSRRDLPAHLQHDCPKRRLKCEFCGCDFSGEAFESHEGVCPQESVYCENKCGARMMRRLLAQHATSECPKRTQPCTYCTKEFVFDTIQSHQYQCPRLPVPCPNQCGVGTMAREDLPGHLKDSCSTALVLCPFKDSGCKHRCPKLAMARHVEESVKPHLAMMCALVSRQRQELQELRRELEELSVGSDGVLIWKISSYGRRLQEAKAKPNLECFSPAFYTHKYGYKLQVSAFLNGNGSGEGTHLSLYIRVLPGAFDNLLEWPFARRVTFSLLDQSDPGLAKPQHVTETFHPDPNWKNFQKPGTWRGSLDESSLGFGYPKFISHQDIRKRNYVRDDAVFIRASVELPRKILG, from the exons ATGCCCGGCTTTGACTACAAGTTCTTGGAGAAGCCCAAGCGGCGGCTGCTGTGCCCGCTGTGCGGGAAGCCCATGCGCGAGCCCGTGCAGGTTTCTACCTGCGGCCACCGCTTCTGCGACACCTGCCTGCAGGAGTTCCTCAG TGAAGGAGTCTTCAAGTGCCCTGAGGATCAACTTCCTCTGGACTATGCCAAG ATCTACCCAGACCCAGAGCTGGAGGTACAGGTACTGGGCCTGCCTATCCGCTGCATCCACAGTGAGGAGGGCTGCCGCTGGAGTGGGCCACTTCGCCACCTACAG ggcCACCTGAATACCTGCAGCTTCAACGTAGTCCCCTGCCCCAACCGCTGCCCCGCCAAGCTGAGCCGCCGGGATCTGCCCGCGCACCTGCAGCACGACTGCCCCAAGAGGCGACTCAAGTGCGAGTTCTGTGGCTGTGACTTCAGCGGGGAGGCCTTTGAG AGCCACGAAGGTGTGTGCCCACAAGAGAGTGTGTACTGTGAGAACAAATGCGGGGCCCGCATGATGCGGCGGCTCCTGGCCCAGCATGCCACCTCTGAGTGCCCCAAGCGCACCCAGCCTTGCACTTACTGCACCAAGGAGTTTGTCTTTGACACCATCCAG AGCCACCAGTACCAGTGCCCGAGGCTGCCTGTGCCGTGCCCCAACCAGTGTGGCGTGGGCACCATGGCTCGGGAGGATCTGCCGGGCCACCTCAAGGACAGCTGTAGCACTGCCCTGGTGCTGTGCCCATTCAAAGACTCCGGCTGCAAGCACAGG TGCCCTAAGCTGGCAATGGCACGGCACGTGGAGGAGAGCGTGAAGCCACATCTGGCCATGATGTGTGCCCTGGTGAGCCGGCAACGGCAAGAGCTGCAGGAGCTGCGAAGAGAGCTGGAGGAGCTCTCCGTGGGCAGTGATGGCGTGCTCATCTGGAAGATCAGCAGTTACGGGCGAAGGCTGCAGGAGGCCAAAGCCAAGCCCAACCTCGAGTGCTTCAGCCCCGCCTTCTACACGCATAAGTATGGCTAcaagctgcaggtgtctgcattCCTCAATGGCAATGGCAGTGGTGAGGGTACACATCTCTCGCTCTACATTCGCGTGCTGCCAGGTGCCTTTGACAATCTCCTTGAGTGGCCCTTTGCCCGCCGCGTCACCTTCTCCCTGCTGGATCAGAGCGACCCTGGGCTGGCTAAGCCACAGCATGTCACTGAGACCTTTCACCCTGACCCAAACTGGAAGAATTTCCAAAAACCAGGCACTTGGCGGGGCTCCCTGGATGAGAGTTCTCTGGGCTTTGGTTACCCCAAGTTCATCTCCCACCAGGATATCCGCAAGCGAAACTATGTGCGGGATGATGCAGTCTTCATCCGTGCCTCTGTTGAATTGCCCCGAAAGATCCTCGGCTGA
- the FAM222B gene encoding protein FAM222B — MLACLPGPGDLSLQLLSHTQMNTGLQKWDTTQKMRTAHYPTPAELDAYAKKVANNPLTIKIFPNSVKVPQRKHVRRTVNGLDTSAQRYSPYPTQAATKAGLLAIVKVPAKSILKDFDGTRARLLPEAIMNPPVAPYATVAPSTLAHPQAQALARQQALQHAQTLAHAPPQTLQHPQGIPPPPALSHPQSLQQPQGLGHPQPMAPTQGLVHPQALSHQGLQHLPTPLLHGGRKMPDSDAPPNVTVSTSTIPLSMAATLQHSQPPDLSRIVHQISQFCQTRAGVSTTSVCEGQVANPSPISRSLLISASTRVSTHGVPTPMPSCVVNPMEHTHAAAAALPAAGPVNLPTGISRAPTGYPSDLKPVAWNQHQLAHLQQMCSEAGGTPAPGLTGKHAAGCELAGPGFVGKAPAYPQELCMAQAFHLKPPLEKPTPSPPVNGLAAPLAYPNGHYFQPLWNNILPTPNSDSSGSQDLAMPFHSGQPAGAPLDCAAAAAGAHYRAGTGGGPAASQNSLVQTVDYLSGDFPQACFRDQSLAVLSKAHRAPGSRAPDPTDSRNLHIQHPGYR; from the exons ATGCTAGCCTGTCTACCAGGGCCAGGTGACCTGTCCTTGCAGCTTCTTTCTCACACGCAGATGAACACTGGACTTCAGAAAT GGGACACTACACAGAAAATGAGAACTGCTCACTATCCTACCCCAGCCGAATTGGACGCGTATGCTAAGAAGGTCGCAAACAACCCACTGACTATAAAAATCTTCCCCAACAGTGTGAAGGTTCCCCAGCGGAAACACGTTCGTCGTACTGTGAACGGCCTCGACACATCAGCCCAGCGCTACAGCCCCTACCCGACTCAGGCTGCCACCAAGGCAGGCCTGCTTGCCATTGTCAAAGTGCCAGCCAAAAGCATACTCAAGGACTTTGACGGCACCCGAGCCCGGTTGCTCCCTGAGGCCATCATGAACCCCCCAGTGGCGCCCTATGCGACTGTGGCACCCAGCACTTTAGCCCACCCCCAGGCCCAGGCTCTGGCCCGCCAGCAGGCCCTGCAGCACGCACAGACCCTGGCCCACGCCCCTCCCCAGACGCTGCAGCACCCTCAGGGTATCCCGCCACCCCCGGCGCTGTCCCAccctcagagcctccagcagcctcagggcctGGGCCACCCTCAGCCCATGGCCCCAACCCAGGGCTTGGTCCACCCTCAGGCCCTGTCTCACCAGGGTCTCCAAcacctccccactcccttgcTGCACGGAGGCCGGAAGATGCCAGACTCAGACGCCCCCCCGAATGTGACCGTGTCTACCTCAACTATCCCCCTCTCCATGGCGGCCACCCTGCAGCACAGCCAGCCCCCGGACCTGAGCCGCATCGTGCACCAGATCAGCCAGTTCTGCCAGACGAGGGCCGGCGTCAGCACTACCTCAGTGTGCGAGGGCCAGGTCGCCAACCCCAGCCCCATTAGCCGCAGCCTGCTCATCAGTGCAAGCACGCGGGTGTCGACCCACGGCGTCCCCACACCAATGCCTTCCTGTGTGGTCAATCCCATGGAGCACACCCACGCGGCCGCAGCCGCACTGCCCGCTGCGGGCCCTGTCAACCTGCCCACGGGCATCTCTCGAGCCCCCACTGGCTACCCTAGCGACCTCAAGCCAGTCGCCTGGAACCAGCACCAGCTGGCCCACCTACAGCAGATGTGCAGTGAGGCCGGCGGGACGCCGGCCCCTGGCCTGACAGGCAAGCATGCGGCAGGATGCGAGTTGGCGGGGCCTGGCTTTGTGGGCAAGGCCCCTGCCTACCCGCAGGAACTGTGCATGGCGCAGGCTTTCCATCTGAAGCCACCCCTGGAGAAGCCAACCCCGTCCCCACCAGTCAACGGCCTGGCAGCCCCACTGGCCTACCCTAACGGTCACTACTTCCAGCCCCTGTGGAACAACATCCTGCCCACTCCCAACAGCGACAGCTCGGGGTCTCAGGACCTCGCCATGCCGTTCCACAGCGGGCAGCCTGCGGGCGCACCCCTCGACTGTGCGGCAGCGGCGGCTGGGGCCCACTACCGGGCGGGGACCGGGGGTGGGCCGGCGGCAAGCCAGAACAGCCTGGTGCAGACAGTGGATTACCTAAGCGGGGATTTCCCGCAGGCCTGCTTCCGAGACCAGAGCCTGGCCGTGCTGAGCAAGGCCCACCGAGCCCCTGGCAGCCGAGCCCCTGATCCCACAGATAGTCGAAATCTTCATATTCAGCACCCTGGGTATAGATAG